A genome region from Psychrobacter jeotgali includes the following:
- a CDS encoding DUF2237 family protein — MSSDHHPNPEINQTNVLGTALASCCFDPITGYYRNGFCHTGHYDVGQHTVCAKMTSEFLNFSAERGNDLITPLPEYNFDGLKPGDYWCICALRWVEALDFDIAPQLKLEACHESLLTLVDIETLKRYAL, encoded by the coding sequence ATGTCATCTGATCATCATCCCAATCCTGAAATCAATCAAACCAACGTGTTAGGCACAGCGCTTGCCAGCTGCTGCTTTGATCCTATTACCGGTTATTATCGTAACGGCTTTTGTCATACTGGCCATTATGATGTCGGCCAGCATACGGTTTGCGCCAAAATGACCAGCGAATTTTTAAACTTTTCAGCCGAGCGTGGTAACGACCTTATTACTCCTTTACCTGAATACAATTTTGATGGCCTTAAACCCGGTGACTACTGGTGCATCTGCGCTCTACGTTGGGTAGAGGCGTTAGATTTTGATATTGCTCCTCAGCTCAAATTAGAAGCTTGTCATGAGAGCTTATTAACCTTAGTCGATATAGAAACCTTAAAGCGCTATGCGCTATAA